The following nucleotide sequence is from Desulfobaccales bacterium.
TGGCCGCGGTGGAAGACATCCTGGTGTCGCTGTCCCTCCAAGACAAGCCGGTGTTGCTGGTCTTCAATAAAAAAGACCTGGCGGACCCCAGCCTGGCCGCGCTGCAATGCCGCCTGCATCATGGCGTGGCCATCTCGGCGGTGGACCCCGAGACCTTGCCGGCCCTCATGGCGCGACTTGAGTCGAAAGTGGAAGAGGTGGCCGGCGATCAGGGGCCAGGGGTAAAGATCAGGGATTAGGGATTAGGGGCCAGGAAAGAGGGCGTCCTTTATTCTTTGTCAAGCCTGCCAAAGTTGCGGCCGGAATTCCACGCCAGAAGTGTCCAGGGTGACCAGGGTCCAGCCGCAGCCGTGGGGGGCCAGGCCGGGATGCACAATCGCCGGGGTGCCCTGAATGGCCTGAGGGTGTGGCCAGGCGGTGGCGGGCAAGGATATGTGCAGAGGGTATTCTGTTTGCTGTTTTCGGTTTTCGGTCAAAAAAATCTCTCGCAGATCATCGTCTTTACTGGCCACTGCATTATGGGTGTGACCATGCAGGCACAGCACCTGGCGGAAACGGGCTAAGTGCGGGGTGATTTTTGGTGCGTCCTTCGTCCACTGTTGCCAGGGAAGATAGAGCCGCGCCAAGGGGGCATGGGAGACGATGACCAGAGGCGTGGCGGAGTCCAGTGCAGCCAACTCTGTTGTCAGCCACTGGCGCTGGGCCGGACCCATCTCGAAGGCTGGGCCTTGGGGGGTGTCACGCCAGGCAGTGTCCAGGCCCAGGAAGTGAACGCCCTGATACATCCGGGAGAACTGCGGCGGGCCGAAGCGCCGGACCCAGGACGCAGCCCCGCCGCGACCGTGATCGCCTTCCCCCCGCACCGCCCACAAGGGAGAGGACAGGTCCGAGAGGATCTCCCGGCCCAGGTCCAAGGCGTCGGGGCGGCCTTTATGGGCCAGATCACCGGCAAAGAGCACCAGGTCAGGCGGGGGCGTTAGGGCATTGATCTCCGCCACGGCCCGGGCCAAGGCCTGAGCCTCGGGACGGAGGCCCGCCCCGCTTTTCAGATGGGCGTCGGCCAGCAGCGCCAGGCGCAGTTGAGGGGCGCAAGCCAAGGCTTGCCAAGGCCAGGAGAGCCTGCCGAAGGCCCAACCCGCAACCAGCCCCAAGCCCATCTGCCTGATAAAGTCACGGCGGTCCATAGGCGCCATTGTAGCAAAATTTGGCGGAAAAAGGTGGGGGGAGTGCAGAGGTCAGGTTAAGGGTAAAACAAAGAAAGCCGGGGAACCAGATGCCTCCTTGCCAGGAGGGGGTTCAACTGGGTTCCCCGGCTTCCCAGGGCCACGAACCTGGCCAATTCGCTGATTGGCATCGGAACCACCGTCCGCAATTTCGTGGCCTGCCTCACTGTTTCGGCAGCGGAGCGGGCATCTATGGCCGCCTCCGGCTATCAGCGCCCAGCCAGCCCTTGAAAATCCTTGGATCAGGACTGACTTTGTGCTCGGGGCCAAAACAGGTTGCTCGAGGTTCAGTCCGGAGGGCGATCCAACCCCCGTTGGGTGCGGCCAACCGGCCGTCTCCCCGTAACCTTCCCGGTGCTCAGACCGAACGTCCTAGCGATCATCATATTAAGCATCCTTTTGGAGAAAACAAGGGGAAGATAAAATTATTTTAAGAAAGAGCCGCTGATCCATAGGGAGCCGCGTTTGTAGTAAGTGCGGTCAATTATGCTCTTTTTTTAATGGCTCTAAATTCTTCATAAAAATTCTGCAGCTTTGCTTTTAGGATGGCAGATTCTTATAGTTTGTTTAACAGGAATCTGCAGGAAAGCTGAACCTCTCATTGAAGAGGGATTCCCTGCTAAGAACCATTGGAGGATAAACCATGCCGAGCACGAGAATGATCCGTAAGATATTGAAGGCCAAGCCTACCATGGAAGGGGCCGGGGTGCATTTGAGGCGGGTGTTCGGGTTTAGCGAAGTGCCCCTGCTGGACCCGTTTCTGTTGCTGGACGATTTCCGGTCGGATAACCCGGAGCACTATCTCAAGGGGTTTCCCTGGCACCCGCACCGGGGCATCGAGACCATTACCTATGTGCTCAAAGGCGATGTGGAGCACGGTGACAGCATGGGCAATAAAGGCGTCATCGGCTCGGGGGACGTGCAATGGATGACCGCAGGCAGCGGCATCATCCACCAGGAAATGCCCAAGGGGGACCCGGAGGGCCGGATGGAGGGCTTTCAGTTGTGGGCCAATCTGCCCAGGTCCCACAAAATGATGGCGCCGCGCTACCGGGGGGTGGAAAGCAAAGACATCCCGGAGGTGCGCGGTGTGAATGGAGCGCACATCAAGGTGATCTGCGGTAGGCTCGGGGAGGTGACCGGTCCGGTTAGCGGTATCGTCACCGAACCGGAATACCTGGATATCAGCCTACCGGCGGGGGCAGAATTCCGGCATCCCACCAAACGGGGCCACACTGTGTTCGCTTACGTCATCAGCGGTCAGGGCTATTTCTGTCAAGAGAAGAATCCGTTTACCTATGAGGTGGAAGGGCTCAATTATTTTGACATGCAACGGGAGCCGTTTGTCAGTAACGGCATGCTGGTGCTGCTGGATGACGGCGAGGAGGTTATGGTGACCACGGAAGTTGAGCCGGTGCGGTTTCTGCTGGTCTCGGGCAAGCCCATCGGGGAGCCGGTGGCCTGGTACGGCCCCATCGTGATGAATACGGAAGAGGAGTTGAAGGTTGCGTTTGAGGAGTACCGGCAGGGCACATTTATCAAGCGGGCCGGCTGACCGCGGCCTGGCACCACGCGATTAAGGTACGGGTTTAGCCTAGGGTTGACCGCTGCGGACAAATCTGGACATGTCCAGGGGGGTCAAGAATTCCACCGCCACCCCATAGAAAGAAGAGTTGGGGCCTGGCGGGTCTATACGGATAACCTTACCCCGGCCTTGGAAATAAAAATGATTGGTCTTCTCGACAAGGCTGGTGTCGTTGGCAGTGTCGATGTTGAAATCGATGATGTGACCCGGGGCAAACGTGGGGGGTTCTTTGCACTTGAAATAGATGCCGCCTAAGCTGATGTCTTTGAGAAACCCTGGGCATTCCGGACATTCTTCTTCCGGGTGCGGTTCGCCGGGTTTAAATTTTAAGGGGAGAAGTTTGGGGGTTCTATGGTGTTTGCGTTTTTCCATAACCAATCCTCTCTATCTCAACCTTCAATTTTGGTTATGTTAAGAAGCATCGAGTTAGCATAAACCTTAAGCATCAAGAAATTATGGGTATACGGATTTAATGGTTGATGGGGCACTCTCACCCCACCAACCTGATACCACCCTCAGATGGTTGATAGATCGACCCCATAGTTGAGTTCTTCTGCGAATTCCGGCAGTCCGTAATCGATGGTTTTCTTGTAGAACGGAGAGACCTTCGCAGTCGGGGTCTTCTTCTTGTGCTTCGTGGTGTAGAGCATTCGTGCCCGCATCACCTCGAAGGAGTAACCACGGCCTTCACGGTTCTTGTCCTTGGCCAGTCGGGAACATCACGCTTGCCGAACCGCACGAACTCACCCTGCACGCCGCACTCCTCGCAGGCTAGGGGATCGGGCACGGCCACCTGGAAGTGCATTTCGTCGATGGATTTGTAGTCCTGCACCTTGTATGTCGGTAAGTGCAGGATATTGTCAGGCATACCGCTCATGCTGCCCACATGTTTTGTCCGGAAACAGGTGCATGGCTAGTCAGAACCCAGTGATTAGGCTTTTATCGAACGCACGAAAATAACATCCGAAGAGACAAAATCGCTTTCCTGAACCAGTTTGCGATTGATCTCTGTTACTTCAAATCCCGAGCCAGCCAGAAGTGATGTTAATGATTCAACCGTAAATCACATCACCGCGCCATCAGCGCGAACACGCCCCAGCCCAGGTATTCACGCGTGTACGTGGCGTAGCGTTCGGGTTCCGAGGTTAGTTTGGCTCGAACATCTTTAGCGAGGTCATCGTCGGGATTCGCTTCGAGCCATCGACGCATGGTGAGCCACTTGGCCGCCTCGTACCTGTCCCAGCCTTCCTGGTCTGCCAGAACCATTTCTACGACGTCGTAGTCGAGGTCGCCGAAAGACGCGAGAAGTTCTGGAAGCATGAGATAGTCGGAGATCGAACCGGCAAAGCATCCTTTGGCAACGTCTTCCGTCGGCGGTAGCTGCACCCAGTACGGCTCGCCGATGAGGATGATCCCTCCGGTGCGGAGGCTCTCCGCCAGAAGCTCGATAGTGCCGACGACTCCCCCACCGATCCACGTGGCACCGAGACAAGCTGCCACGCCGACCTTTTCGTCGGCGACGTAGCCGGCAGCGTCGCCGTGGATGAACTCGACTCGATCGGCTACGCCGAGTTCTTCAGCGCGGAGTTTCGCTTGCTCGCTGAACAACTGGCTCATGTCGATACCGGTGCCGATGATACCGTAATCGCGTGCCCAGGTGCACAGCATCTCGCCCGAGCCGCTGCCAAGGTCGAGCACACGGGTCCCCGGTTCCAGGCGCAACGCCTCGCCGAGAGTGGCGAGCTTTTCGGGTGTGAACGGGTTATGAATGCGGTGAGCACTTTCGGTGATATTGAAGATTCGTGGAATGTCCACTACAGAAAACTCCTGTTGTATTAATAGGTTCAGGTTTGCGACTGGCTGCATCTGAATTAGGGTTTATATGGGCGGCCAATAGTTGCTTGCGAATGTAAGGGTCTGACCAAATGTTGGTACTCCCCTTCTCATATAGTTTCATTTCTCTCATAGGGAAGGTCTGAACAACTCGCCCTAATCTGGCAAAAAAAACCAAGGTTCCAGACGAGTGATGCCCATGCAGTTTACCTTCGGTAACCAGATTATCCGTTGTAAGAAAAAGCTTATTGCCCTCTAGGTCGTCTACTCTATCAACCAGTTCTTCCGTATACCCGAAATTATTTAATCAATTTTAGAAAATATTAGCACATATGTTATAAAAATCAATTATTTTTCTCCAAAGCTTAAAAGCGCAGGACACCGCCCGGGATCAGGAAAAAGCGAAGTCTTTCTCCCTAAAGAGTTGTAGGCAGGCCTCCACAGCTTTGGCATCAAAAAGAGTCCCCTTATGTTTGCCGATCTCCTCCAGGGCTGCGTCGATCCCCAGGGAGGGACGATAAGGCCGATGGGAGGCCATGGCTTCCACCACGTCCGCCACCGCCAGGATTCTCGCCTCCTGGATAATTTCCGCGTCGGCCAGGCCCGCGGGATAGCCTGACCCATTCAAGCGTTCGTGGTGCTGGAGTACGGCTTGAGCCACGGGCCAGGGGAATTCTATATCTTTGAGGATGTTGTACCCGACCTCGGGGTGGCTTTTGATCAGACTAAACTCTATATTGCTGATTTTTCCGGGACGGCTGAGGATCTCAGCGGGAACCGCGATCTTGCCTATATCATGCAAAAAGCTCAACACGTGCATACCCTCAATCTGATGAGGCGGCCACCCCATTTCCCGGGCAATGGCGCAAGCGAGTTGGGCCACCCGCCGCTGATGGCCTGCGGTATAAGGATCTTTGGTCTCCACGGTGTTGGCCAAGGCCCCCACGGTGCCGCTCAAAGCCTGGTGCAATTTGTCCAGCCCCTGCCTAACCTCGATTTCGGCCTGCCGGCGTTGGGTAATGTCTTGTACCACCACGATATGATATGGTGAGCGCGCCCCGAATTGCTGCATGGCGGATATCGTCAGATTGACCCACACCAAAGAACCATCTTTGTGGATATAACGCTTTTCCAGGGTAAAACTTTGGATCAGACCATCCCGAAGCTTTTGGATGTTTTCTATTTCAGCCTGTAAATCATCGGGGTGGGTGAAGGCATTATAGGTGGTGGCAACCATTTCATCCGGGGTGAGACCGACGATATCACAGAATTTTTGGTTTACTTTCAGGAAGCGTCCGGTGGCGGTCTCGACCAGGGCCACTCCCACCGCGGCTTGATCGAAGATGGCCCGGAAGCGTTCTTCGCTCTCCCGCAGATCTGCTTCGGCTTTTTTGGTGGTGGTAATGTCTGAGGTAAGGTGTACTCCACCGATCAAGGTCCCGGCTTCATCCAGGATGGGGTCTACGGTTTCCTTGAGCCAGTGATTCTGTAACACCATGATGGATTCTTCGCGCTGCCGGGTCTTCTTCATGCGCAAAAAGGGGCAGTCCTCACGAGGCTGGCCGGCGCCATGCAAAATTTCCCAACACGGGTGTTCGAGGATGGTGTCAAAGGACCTGCCGGTCAGATTCATCATGGCCTGGTTGCATTGCAGAATCCTGCCCTCCGGGTCGAGCAGACAGACCGCGTCTTTAATGGCGTCGAAGGTGGTCCGCCATTTGTGGGCTGCCAGGCGCAAGGCTTCCTCCGCCCACTGGCGGCCTTGTTCCTGCCTGTCTTTCTGCAATCTGTCGTTCAAGATTGGCGCGATGGTGGCGGCGATCATTTCCAGGCGCCGGATGTCCTGGTCGTCATAGTCCGTGTTTTTATTGGCCACCATCAATAACCCGATGGCTTTGTCAAAGCAACGGAGGGGAACGGTCAGGCATCTTTCTATAGTGATATATCCCGGCGGGGTAAGGGTGGCAGGATCGCAGGGATAGAGGGTCCGGCTTTCACGGATGGCCTCGGAGCAGATGTTGTCAGCCCACATCTCCTGGGGAATGACGATGTCCTTTTGAGGTACCTGCCCC
It contains:
- a CDS encoding metallophosphoesterase; the encoded protein is MDRRDFIRQMGLGLVAGWAFGRLSWPWQALACAPQLRLALLADAHLKSGAGLRPEAQALARAVAEINALTPPPDLVLFAGDLAHKGRPDALDLGREILSDLSSPLWAVRGEGDHGRGGAASWVRRFGPPQFSRMYQGVHFLGLDTAWRDTPQGPAFEMGPAQRQWLTTELAALDSATPLVIVSHAPLARLYLPWQQWTKDAPKITPHLARFRQVLCLHGHTHNAVASKDDDLREIFLTENRKQQTEYPLHISLPATAWPHPQAIQGTPAIVHPGLAPHGCGWTLVTLDTSGVEFRPQLWQA
- a CDS encoding pirin family protein, with amino-acid sequence MPSTRMIRKILKAKPTMEGAGVHLRRVFGFSEVPLLDPFLLLDDFRSDNPEHYLKGFPWHPHRGIETITYVLKGDVEHGDSMGNKGVIGSGDVQWMTAGSGIIHQEMPKGDPEGRMEGFQLWANLPRSHKMMAPRYRGVESKDIPEVRGVNGAHIKVICGRLGEVTGPVSGIVTEPEYLDISLPAGAEFRHPTKRGHTVFAYVISGQGYFCQEKNPFTYEVEGLNYFDMQREPFVSNGMLVLLDDGEEVMVTTEVEPVRFLLVSGKPIGEPVAWYGPIVMNTEEELKVAFEEYRQGTFIKRAG
- a CDS encoding class I SAM-dependent methyltransferase — translated: MDIPRIFNITESAHRIHNPFTPEKLATLGEALRLEPGTRVLDLGSGSGEMLCTWARDYGIIGTGIDMSQLFSEQAKLRAEELGVADRVEFIHGDAAGYVADEKVGVAACLGATWIGGGVVGTIELLAESLRTGGIILIGEPYWVQLPPTEDVAKGCFAGSISDYLMLPELLASFGDLDYDVVEMVLADQEGWDRYEAAKWLTMRRWLEANPDDDLAKDVRAKLTSEPERYATYTREYLGWGVFALMAR
- a CDS encoding PAS domain S-box protein, giving the protein MKKQPTNTNGSGMLKSQAERFLQARHGKLENIPRADVKRLVHELQVHQARLAMQHQELHLAKKSNTEARDRYADLYDFVPVGYLTLDLQGTITEINLTGVGMLRTEKSRLMNQHFHLWVAPESREEWLTHFQKLFETGVRHSCEIKLLPQAGQPFYAALDSQVAPAGLGSACFCRTAMRDISARKRAESELQLKEQLLDGASDSIFLHDLEGNFIYVNDAACKDRGYEKDELLRKNVSLLATPEFARKREEYLRDLLAQGEIIFEAAHLRKDGSTLPVEIHARLIKLDDRQLILSVARDITKRRQAEKALQQQQELAQQFLDIAGVMMVALDQAGRITLMNKKGCEVLGYQEEEIIGRNWFKLCLSPTVAVEFKTVFHRLKVGDLEGAEYCENPVLTKDGRERLISFHNTLLRDQNAQITGILCSGEDVTERRQAEAALRRSEQELTIRNRIAHIFLTVLDDAIYPAVLAVVLEALKSKCGIFGYLEENGALVVPAMTRHTSDQGQVPQKDIVIPQEMWADNICSEAIRESRTLYPCDPATLTPPGYITIERCLTVPLRCFDKAIGLLMVANKNTDYDDQDIRRLEMIAATIAPILNDRLQKDRQEQGRQWAEEALRLAAHKWRTTFDAIKDAVCLLDPEGRILQCNQAMMNLTGRSFDTILEHPCWEILHGAGQPREDCPFLRMKKTRQREESIMVLQNHWLKETVDPILDEAGTLIGGVHLTSDITTTKKAEADLRESEERFRAIFDQAAVGVALVETATGRFLKVNQKFCDIVGLTPDEMVATTYNAFTHPDDLQAEIENIQKLRDGLIQSFTLEKRYIHKDGSLVWVNLTISAMQQFGARSPYHIVVVQDITQRRQAEIEVRQGLDKLHQALSGTVGALANTVETKDPYTAGHQRRVAQLACAIAREMGWPPHQIEGMHVLSFLHDIGKIAVPAEILSRPGKISNIEFSLIKSHPEVGYNILKDIEFPWPVAQAVLQHHERLNGSGYPAGLADAEIIQEARILAVADVVEAMASHRPYRPSLGIDAALEEIGKHKGTLFDAKAVEACLQLFREKDFAFS
- a CDS encoding PilZ domain-containing protein encodes the protein MEKRKHHRTPKLLPLKFKPGEPHPEEECPECPGFLKDISLGGIYFKCKEPPTFAPGHIIDFNIDTANDTSLVEKTNHFYFQGRGKVIRIDPPGPNSSFYGVAVEFLTPLDMSRFVRSGQP